A stretch of the Candidatus Jettenia sp. AMX2 genome encodes the following:
- a CDS encoding 2Fe-2S iron-sulfur cluster-binding protein, whose protein sequence is MTEYVSVTFLFFITVSLLIGLTVIGLLIDGLFINLRCKWRWLKIWGDSASKNRYWVSLQGHDSFIFQGMPNLLDALKMQAVEIHGKCMRGYCGACKLTVLYGEVRWIMPPDSRLKENEILACCCVPQSDLQLSGIES, encoded by the coding sequence ATGACTGAATATGTATCGGTTACGTTTCTCTTTTTTATTACCGTATCACTTTTGATAGGGCTTACTGTCATAGGGTTATTGATAGACGGCCTGTTCATTAATTTACGGTGTAAATGGAGGTGGTTGAAGATTTGGGGAGACAGTGCAAGTAAGAATAGATATTGGGTTTCTTTACAGGGGCATGATTCATTTATCTTTCAAGGAATGCCTAATTTGCTCGATGCATTAAAAATGCAGGCAGTTGAAATCCATGGAAAATGTATGAGAGGTTACTGTGGGGCATGTAAACTTACCGTTTTATACGGTGAGGTGCGTTGGATTATGCCGCCAGATAGTAGACTTAAGGAGAACGAAATCCTCGCGTGTTGTTGTGTTCCCCAAAGTGATCTTCAGCTTTCCGGAATAGAGAGCTGA
- a CDS encoding energy transducer TonB produces MLFSRQNIFFGSVLAASLAGHTFLLVGGNFFYEPPRYTVELAANSMEVLMVNEDDISLYEIISQESETEQDEPEDREIETEVDEVVEQGVEPDQDKLIEREIKPESQETGVEQDDILSQETQADQDEIRKQEQKHAVQDALPDQTGAIKEKIREKHYQKKKEQKSAYVEPTRGAVEEIKLDTLKNAAPLYPKVAREKGWEGTVILKVLIQANGRPGQILVDKSSGHSILDESALKAVQNWQFFPKRIANITIASWIKVPIRFSLEEKDERRKEKAKHHGSERREKEVGEKGKKKKGKRDRPDKNEVHVMNRNGKLEER; encoded by the coding sequence ATGCTGTTTTCCCGTCAAAATATCTTTTTCGGTTCTGTTTTAGCAGCTTCTCTTGCAGGACATACATTTCTGCTGGTGGGCGGGAATTTTTTCTATGAACCGCCTCGTTATACGGTTGAATTAGCAGCAAACAGTATGGAAGTTCTGATGGTAAATGAAGACGATATTAGTCTCTACGAGATAATAAGCCAGGAGAGTGAAACTGAACAGGATGAACCAGAAGACCGGGAGATAGAGACTGAGGTAGATGAGGTTGTAGAACAGGGGGTTGAACCTGATCAGGACAAATTAATAGAGCGAGAAATTAAGCCTGAATCACAGGAAACCGGGGTTGAACAAGATGACATACTATCACAGGAAACACAGGCTGACCAGGATGAGATACGAAAACAAGAGCAGAAACATGCAGTACAAGACGCATTACCAGATCAAACCGGGGCGATAAAAGAAAAAATTAGAGAGAAACATTACCAGAAGAAGAAAGAGCAAAAATCAGCCTACGTAGAACCAACAAGGGGTGCTGTTGAAGAAATCAAACTGGATACCTTAAAAAATGCAGCGCCACTCTATCCCAAGGTAGCGAGAGAGAAAGGGTGGGAGGGTACCGTGATACTGAAGGTGTTAATTCAGGCGAATGGCAGGCCAGGACAGATCCTGGTGGATAAAAGCTCAGGCCATAGTATCTTGGATGAATCTGCTTTAAAGGCTGTTCAAAACTGGCAATTTTTTCCCAAGAGGATAGCAAACATCACCATTGCATCCTGGATTAAAGTGCCGATCCGGTTTTCTTTAGAGGAAAAAGATGAAAGAAGAAAAGAGAAGGCAAAACACCACGGATCGGAAAGGAGAGAAAAGGAGGTTGGAGAAAAAGGGAAAAAAAAGAAGGGGAAGCGTGATAGACCGGATAAAAACGAAGTACATGTCATGAATAGGAATGGCAAGCTTGAAGAAAGATAA
- a CDS encoding TonB-dependent receptor encodes MFCIKTEADVFYADDKQESQYGKSASIIENADKTEIQGEKTALNEEAAMVKEVVVVGNPVGENFRLNDPVPQTGVSRETFENRFNMRAGDMIKRMPGVTFEGPPGENQDVRLLGLDKEFTRVQLDGIQLPGAGEKREFQVNRISAFLIDDVRVIRNPTAEYESDGIAGRVDVRTRPIPEKLTIHGRLGYGTRDGFHDSFWHQAVGFGIRPTKWFGIMAAFDNLEDVFEKDKSRIESTGKTEKEDERVPRKSRNMYLDLGFFYGPGEFHIKPLYLDRDEDKRKRKVKEDITKPEVSNEELETEFERKFQKTVGIGLHHLYTFREGIVWDTLIGYYVSNEKKKDKEKLKFKEKDFDFVLDKTEFEKEDKEDETWNFSSSLLIPFELGLRQELKFGGALRFRDRFRDKSEKFEVDSKGNIKDLRKPKDSYALSEDYHAAFVQNQVWVADRFSVLPGVRLEYVELNSRSGDGTKGESTFTDINPSLHLLYQFRDDVSFRGAVSRGVNRPKFDELSPFEQEEDKKIKIGNPNLEPARSWNFNLGSDYVGKYLMFGINLFYKNISDVIEEIDTGIVRDGKEVFRIENVGDGWVRGVELEQRVGLGMMNIPALNRFILWANESFLDSELKDAGGKRRRFKDQPRFVSNLGFDYIYEPFGAIFTASWNYIGERKNIEADKEKTIKPFSTIDLAVRQRVVNRLNCFVEVENVTDEKRREKELKTDGTLASMAESNGRTFWFGLEYKF; translated from the coding sequence ATGTTTTGTATAAAAACCGAAGCAGACGTTTTCTATGCAGACGATAAACAGGAGAGCCAATACGGCAAAAGTGCATCAATCATTGAAAATGCAGATAAAACAGAAATACAGGGAGAGAAGACCGCACTAAATGAGGAAGCTGCAATGGTAAAAGAAGTTGTAGTAGTAGGTAATCCTGTCGGGGAAAATTTCCGGCTAAACGATCCTGTACCTCAGACAGGTGTTTCGCGGGAGACTTTTGAGAATCGTTTTAACATGCGGGCAGGTGATATGATAAAAAGAATGCCAGGTGTTACCTTTGAAGGCCCGCCTGGTGAAAACCAGGATGTTCGGTTACTTGGTTTAGATAAAGAATTTACCCGTGTGCAGCTTGATGGAATACAACTGCCGGGTGCTGGCGAAAAACGTGAGTTTCAGGTTAACCGGATTTCTGCTTTCCTTATCGATGATGTTCGTGTTATCCGGAATCCAACGGCAGAATATGAAAGTGACGGCATTGCTGGCAGAGTAGATGTCCGGACACGCCCTATTCCCGAGAAACTTACCATTCACGGCCGTCTCGGATATGGAACCCGTGACGGATTCCATGATTCTTTCTGGCATCAGGCTGTTGGTTTCGGCATAAGACCAACGAAATGGTTTGGAATTATGGCTGCATTTGATAATTTGGAAGATGTCTTCGAAAAAGATAAGAGCCGGATAGAATCGACTGGTAAAACCGAAAAAGAAGACGAGAGGGTGCCAAGGAAATCAAGGAATATGTATCTTGATCTTGGATTTTTTTATGGCCCCGGTGAATTTCATATAAAACCATTGTATCTTGACAGGGATGAAGATAAGAGAAAAAGGAAAGTAAAAGAGGATATTACAAAGCCAGAAGTAAGCAATGAAGAGCTGGAAACAGAATTTGAAAGGAAGTTCCAGAAGACTGTTGGCATTGGTCTCCATCATTTGTATACCTTTCGAGAAGGGATCGTATGGGATACGTTAATTGGATATTATGTTAGTAATGAGAAAAAGAAAGATAAGGAGAAACTCAAGTTTAAAGAGAAGGATTTTGATTTTGTTTTGGACAAAACAGAGTTTGAAAAAGAAGACAAAGAGGATGAGACATGGAATTTTTCCTCATCGTTGCTGATTCCTTTTGAGTTAGGGTTGCGGCAAGAATTAAAGTTCGGAGGAGCCCTCAGATTCCGGGACAGGTTCCGGGATAAAAGCGAGAAATTTGAGGTTGATTCAAAAGGTAACATAAAAGATTTAAGAAAGCCCAAAGATTCTTATGCGCTTTCAGAAGACTACCATGCTGCTTTTGTTCAAAATCAGGTATGGGTTGCCGACCGCTTCAGTGTTCTGCCTGGGGTACGCCTGGAGTATGTTGAGCTTAATTCGAGGAGTGGCGATGGTACAAAAGGAGAGAGTACCTTCACTGATATTAATCCTTCCCTGCACCTGCTCTATCAGTTTCGGGATGATGTAAGTTTTCGTGGTGCAGTCTCCCGGGGTGTAAACCGTCCAAAGTTTGATGAATTATCTCCCTTTGAACAGGAGGAGGATAAAAAAATTAAAATAGGTAATCCGAACCTTGAGCCTGCAAGATCCTGGAATTTTAATCTGGGATCCGATTATGTTGGAAAATATCTGATGTTTGGCATCAATTTATTTTACAAAAATATTTCAGATGTAATTGAGGAAATTGATACCGGAATTGTTCGGGATGGAAAGGAGGTTTTCAGGATTGAAAATGTCGGCGATGGATGGGTCAGGGGTGTTGAGCTTGAGCAGAGGGTCGGTCTTGGAATGATGAATATTCCGGCGCTTAACCGTTTTATTCTTTGGGCAAACGAGTCTTTCCTTGATTCTGAGTTAAAAGATGCGGGCGGGAAAAGACGTCGTTTTAAAGATCAGCCCCGTTTTGTATCAAATCTTGGGTTTGACTATATCTATGAACCGTTTGGCGCTATTTTCACTGCATCGTGGAACTATATCGGAGAACGGAAAAACATTGAGGCGGATAAAGAAAAGACTATCAAGCCTTTTTCTACGATTGATTTGGCTGTCCGTCAACGCGTTGTTAACCGGCTCAATTGCTTTGTTGAGGTTGAGAATGTAACTGATGAAAAAAGGAGAGAAAAAGAGTTAAAAACAGACGGGACGCTTGCCAGCATGGCTGAATCGAATGGGCGGACATTCTGGTTCGGACTTGAGTATAAGTTTTAA
- a CDS encoding MotA/TolQ/ExbB proton channel family protein translates to MTLWNQRLIDLFHKGGFTMWPLLACSVIGAAIIIERFLYFQRIRLNYFRFSERLKSLSVKAKRRECLSFCNKFRNPVSKIAGLYLKNLENDSLRNEILKREGSLALERAENRLRALAAITHLAPLLGLLGTVTGLVSAFHRIEILGGQVQPGDLAAGIWEALITTVFGLVIGIPCMAAYHGFESAADRIARRMQFIISELDEFFGKHTSGSFKIKDTETVEEEMEVVH, encoded by the coding sequence ATGACGCTCTGGAATCAGAGACTGATAGATTTATTCCACAAAGGAGGGTTTACGATGTGGCCTCTCCTGGCCTGCTCTGTTATTGGAGCTGCCATTATTATAGAACGGTTTCTCTACTTTCAAAGGATCAGGTTAAATTATTTTCGCTTTAGTGAGCGGCTAAAGTCACTTTCTGTAAAAGCAAAGAGGAGAGAATGCCTGTCCTTTTGTAATAAATTTAGAAATCCGGTTTCAAAAATTGCGGGGCTATACCTCAAGAATCTTGAGAACGATTCTTTAAGAAATGAAATACTCAAAAGGGAAGGTTCCCTTGCATTGGAAAGAGCTGAAAACAGGCTCAGGGCGCTTGCGGCCATTACCCACCTTGCACCTCTTTTAGGTCTCCTCGGGACTGTTACCGGCCTTGTAAGCGCATTCCATAGGATTGAAATCCTAGGCGGGCAGGTTCAACCCGGCGATCTAGCTGCCGGCATATGGGAGGCCCTGATCACGACTGTTTTTGGTTTGGTAATCGGCATTCCTTGTATGGCAGCTTATCATGGCTTTGAAAGTGCAGCAGACAGGATTGCAAGAAGGATGCAGTTTATTATTTCTGAACTCGACGAGTTTTTTGGTAAACATACTTCCGGTAGTTTCAAAATCAAAGATACTGAAACAGTGGAAGAAGAAATGGAAGTGGTGCACTAA
- the hemP gene encoding hemin uptake protein HemP: protein MQDNKHDKDYIIQSTGTEGKRIIRSEDIFQNRREVIIWHGTERYRLLITKAGKLILNK from the coding sequence ATGCAAGATAACAAACATGATAAAGATTATATCATTCAATCAACCGGTACAGAAGGGAAGCGCATTATCAGGTCGGAGGATATTTTTCAGAACAGGAGAGAAGTAATTATCTGGCATGGTACTGAGCGGTATCGGTTGTTGATTACCAAAGCCGGCAAACTCATATTAAACAAGTAA
- a CDS encoding biopolymer transporter ExbD → MEFIRQKKPALSIDMAPLIDIVFQLLVFFMLSSSFLNPALRLNLPKAAEHDRREPEHVVVSLDADGNVFVNTIKTSMNELRMLLENEIANNPKKSVHIRGDQEMAYKYFVEVMDISRQAGARQINIVHQAVRKE, encoded by the coding sequence ATGGAATTTATACGACAAAAAAAACCGGCTCTTTCAATTGACATGGCCCCTTTGATCGATATTGTTTTTCAACTGCTTGTGTTCTTTATGTTAAGTTCTTCATTTTTAAATCCTGCGCTCAGGCTTAATTTACCGAAAGCAGCCGAACATGACCGGAGAGAACCAGAACACGTTGTCGTAAGCCTTGATGCCGATGGCAATGTTTTTGTTAATACCATCAAAACATCCATGAATGAACTGAGAATGCTACTTGAAAATGAGATAGCAAACAATCCGAAAAAATCAGTTCATATCCGGGGGGATCAGGAAATGGCTTATAAGTATTTTGTAGAGGTTATGGATATTTCACGTCAGGCAGGTGCCCGGCAAATTAATATTGTACATCAGGCGGTAAGGAAAGAATAA
- a CDS encoding multicopper oxidase domain-containing protein, producing MEWYKKVFYGIVIATFSGLLMTMVQSPRIYASVDIIDTVAKDPADVPPRISRSNPKTVIIDLVAKEVVADIAPGKKFWFWTFAETKPNGMGHPTVPGPMIRVMEGDTVVINLTNDMHNEEPHNLDFHAGFGAMLMDVEPGETKTLTFKAERIGAYIYHLSLCCRRNALGTCCIWNVWPYRCGTERGIAKG from the coding sequence ATGGAATGGTACAAAAAGGTTTTTTACGGGATTGTAATTGCAACATTTAGCGGATTGCTTATGACGATGGTCCAGTCGCCCCGTATTTATGCTTCTGTAGATATTATTGATACGGTTGCTAAGGATCCTGCAGATGTTCCGCCTCGCATAAGCCGTTCAAATCCAAAGACGGTGATAATAGATTTGGTGGCAAAGGAAGTTGTTGCTGATATTGCTCCGGGGAAGAAATTCTGGTTTTGGACTTTTGCTGAAACCAAACCGAATGGGATGGGTCATCCGACAGTGCCTGGCCCTATGATCCGGGTTATGGAAGGAGATACGGTTGTTATCAATTTAACCAATGATATGCACAATGAAGAACCACATAATCTGGATTTTCATGCTGGTTTTGGTGCTATGCTCATGGATGTTGAACCGGGAGAGACTAAAACGCTAACTTTTAAGGCTGAAAGGATCGGGGCGTACATATATCATTTATCATTGTGCTGCAGAAGAAATGCCCTGGGAACATGTTGCATATGGAATGTATGGCCTTATCGTTGTGGAACCGAAAGGGGGATTGCCAAAGGTTGA